A genomic region of Rhizobium sp. NXC24 contains the following coding sequences:
- a CDS encoding zinc-finger domain-containing protein: MAGHNIPHFQNDGGHRVIEIGVKEFMCTGASVPYDHPHIFIDMGDESEKVCSYCSTLYRYNPSLKADETNPAGCVFHFKAA; the protein is encoded by the coding sequence ATGGCCGGCCACAATATTCCCCACTTCCAGAACGACGGCGGACACCGCGTTATCGAGATCGGCGTGAAGGAATTCATGTGCACCGGCGCCTCGGTCCCCTACGACCATCCGCATATCTTCATCGACATGGGCGATGAAAGCGAGAAGGTCTGCTCCTACTGCTCGACGCTCTATCGCTACAATCCGTCGCTGAAAGCGGACGAAACCAATCCGGCCGGCTGCGTCTTCCACTTCAAGGCCGCTTGA
- a CDS encoding cystathionine beta-lyase, whose amino-acid sequence MKDKDTLLQNAGINTRLSHIGNSPSDFHGFVNPPVVHASTVLFPNARTMETRDQKYTYGTRGTPTTDALCDAIDALEGSAGTILVPSGLAAITVPFLGFLSAGDHALIVDSVYGPTRIFCDTMLKRLGVEVQYYDPLVGAGIEQLIKPNTRLVHTEAPGSNTFEMQDIPAISAVAHRHGCVVTMDNTWATPLYFKPLDHGVDISIHAATKYPAGHSDILLGTVSANAAHWDQLREANIQLGICGAPDDAYQVLRGLRTMGVRLERHQESALAIAQWLESREDIARVLHPALPSFPSHELWKRDFKGSSGIFSFVLAVDRPEKFRAKAHAFLDALRIFGLGYSWGGFESLALHVNLNDRRISKAPPEGPVLRLQIGLEDVADIKADIEKGLAAAKEA is encoded by the coding sequence ATGAAAGACAAAGACACATTGCTGCAAAACGCCGGCATCAACACGCGTTTGTCCCACATCGGCAATTCGCCCTCCGATTTCCATGGTTTCGTCAATCCGCCGGTCGTGCATGCCTCGACGGTACTGTTTCCGAATGCGCGAACCATGGAGACGCGCGATCAGAAATATACCTATGGCACGCGCGGCACGCCGACGACCGATGCGCTTTGCGACGCTATCGATGCGCTGGAGGGATCAGCGGGAACGATCCTGGTGCCCTCCGGGCTTGCGGCGATCACCGTGCCTTTCCTTGGCTTTCTCTCCGCAGGCGACCACGCCCTGATCGTCGATTCGGTTTATGGGCCGACGCGTATCTTCTGCGATACCATGCTGAAGCGTCTCGGCGTCGAGGTCCAATATTACGACCCGTTGGTCGGCGCCGGCATCGAGCAACTGATCAAGCCGAACACCAGGCTGGTGCACACCGAAGCGCCGGGCTCCAATACCTTTGAAATGCAGGATATTCCCGCGATCTCGGCCGTCGCTCATCGCCATGGCTGCGTCGTCACCATGGACAATACCTGGGCAACGCCCCTTTATTTCAAGCCGCTGGATCATGGGGTCGATATCTCCATTCATGCGGCAACGAAATATCCGGCTGGGCACTCCGATATTCTGCTGGGAACGGTATCCGCCAATGCGGCCCATTGGGACCAGTTGAGGGAAGCCAATATCCAGCTCGGCATCTGCGGCGCGCCGGACGATGCCTATCAAGTGCTGCGGGGCCTGCGCACCATGGGCGTGCGCCTGGAACGGCATCAGGAAAGCGCGCTCGCCATAGCGCAGTGGCTCGAGAGCCGCGAGGACATCGCGCGCGTGCTGCATCCGGCATTGCCAAGCTTCCCAAGTCATGAACTTTGGAAGCGCGACTTCAAGGGATCGAGCGGCATCTTCTCCTTTGTGTTGGCCGTCGACCGTCCGGAGAAATTCAGGGCCAAGGCGCACGCCTTCCTCGACGCGCTGCGGATTTTCGGTCTGGGTTATTCCTGGGGCGGCTTCGAGAGCCTCGCACTGCACGTCAATCTCAACGACCGGCGCATTAGCAAGGCGCCGCCGGAAGGGCCGGTCCTGCGCCTGCAGATCGGTCTTGAGGATGTCGCCGATATCAAGGCCGATATCGAAAAGGGTCTCGCTGCAGCGAAAGAGGCCTGA
- a CDS encoding amino acid ABC transporter permease, producing MAITINSPEGERSSGSAINNPKVRGLVYQVLTVIILLALVGFIIHNTVENLRASNQPFGFAFLGGRAGFNLGQALIPFSSDSTNIQALIVGLLNTVLIAVSGIIAATIIGFIVGIGRLSHNWLIAKLCQAYVELFRNIPPLLVIFFWYSGVLVLLPQAREAVHLPFSSYLSNRGLAFPSPIFASGMWAVGIAIVVAIVAIFFMARWAHKRQAATGQQFHTIWVSVAIFIALPLLTFFAAGMPLSFDYPVAGKFNLTGGSVIGPEFISLFLALSFYTASYIAEIVRGGIRAVAKGQSEAAGALGLRAPAITRLIVIPQAMRIIIPPLTSQYLNLTKNSSLAIAIGYADLVAVGGVILNQSGRAIEVFVIWMVIYLALSIATSLFMNWFNAKMALVER from the coding sequence ATGGCAATTACAATAAATTCGCCCGAAGGCGAACGCTCGTCCGGATCAGCGATCAATAATCCCAAAGTCCGAGGTCTGGTTTACCAGGTTCTTACCGTCATCATTCTGTTGGCGCTCGTCGGATTCATTATTCACAACACCGTCGAAAATCTGCGTGCGTCGAACCAGCCTTTTGGATTTGCTTTTCTCGGCGGACGCGCCGGTTTCAATCTCGGCCAAGCGCTGATTCCATTTTCGAGCGATTCCACCAACATCCAAGCGCTCATCGTCGGCCTGCTCAATACCGTTCTCATCGCAGTATCAGGTATCATTGCGGCGACAATCATCGGCTTCATCGTCGGCATCGGCCGGCTTTCGCACAACTGGCTGATCGCGAAGCTTTGCCAGGCCTATGTCGAGCTGTTCCGCAATATCCCGCCGCTGCTCGTCATCTTCTTCTGGTATAGCGGCGTTCTGGTGCTGCTGCCGCAGGCGCGTGAGGCCGTGCATCTGCCGTTCTCCAGCTATCTCAGCAATCGCGGCCTTGCCTTTCCGAGCCCGATTTTCGCAAGCGGCATGTGGGCTGTCGGCATCGCGATTGTGGTCGCCATCGTGGCCATATTCTTCATGGCCCGCTGGGCGCACAAGCGCCAGGCGGCGACCGGTCAACAGTTTCACACCATCTGGGTGTCTGTGGCCATATTCATCGCCTTGCCGCTCCTGACCTTCTTCGCAGCCGGCATGCCGCTGTCCTTTGACTATCCGGTCGCTGGCAAGTTCAATCTGACCGGCGGCTCTGTCATTGGGCCGGAATTCATCTCGCTGTTCCTCGCGCTTTCCTTCTACACCGCCTCCTACATCGCCGAAATCGTTCGCGGCGGCATTCGCGCCGTGGCCAAGGGGCAATCGGAAGCGGCCGGCGCGCTAGGGCTTCGCGCCCCAGCCATCACCCGGCTCATCGTCATTCCGCAGGCAATGCGCATCATCATTCCGCCGTTGACGAGCCAGTATCTCAACCTGACGAAGAACTCCTCGCTCGCGATTGCGATCGGCTATGCCGATCTGGTCGCCGTCGGCGGCGTCATTCTCAACCAGTCCGGCCGCGCGATCGAAGTCTTTGTGATCTGGATGGTCATCTACCTTGCGCTGAGCATAGCGACCTCCCTGTTCATGAATTGGTTCAACGCCAAGATGGCTTTGGTGGAGAGATAA
- a CDS encoding alpha/beta hydrolase, with translation MNLNSPAFSYFTNDGLKLAYFDEGDPNGAPVLLIHGFASTAIANWVNPGWLKSLGEAGYRVIAIDNRGHGLSDKAYDAEAYRPWVMAEDAVALLDHLGIPQAHIMGYSMGARISAFLAMAHPDRVRSLVFGGLGIGMIDGVGDWDPIADALLAPSVDDVTHLRGRMFRAFADQNKSDREALAACIRGSRDLVAKEDAAKIKAPTLIGVGTKDDIAGSPQELAALMPHAEALDIPNRDHMLAVGDKVFKQAVLEFYQRLAN, from the coding sequence ATGAATTTGAATAGTCCTGCCTTTTCCTATTTCACCAATGACGGGCTCAAGCTGGCCTATTTCGACGAGGGCGATCCGAATGGCGCGCCGGTCTTGTTGATTCATGGTTTTGCCTCGACCGCGATTGCCAATTGGGTCAATCCGGGCTGGCTGAAATCGCTGGGCGAGGCTGGTTACCGCGTCATCGCCATCGACAACAGGGGCCACGGCTTGAGCGACAAAGCCTATGATGCCGAGGCCTATCGTCCTTGGGTCATGGCGGAAGACGCGGTTGCGCTGCTCGATCATCTCGGCATCCCGCAGGCCCATATCATGGGATATTCCATGGGCGCGCGCATCTCGGCTTTCCTGGCGATGGCCCATCCCGATCGTGTCCGCTCGCTCGTATTCGGCGGGTTGGGCATCGGCATGATCGATGGTGTCGGTGATTGGGATCCGATCGCCGATGCGCTATTGGCGCCATCGGTTGACGATGTCACGCATCTGCGCGGCCGCATGTTCCGCGCCTTCGCCGATCAGAACAAGAGCGACCGTGAGGCGCTTGCCGCCTGTATCAGAGGCTCGCGTGATCTGGTCGCCAAGGAAGATGCGGCAAAGATTAAGGCGCCGACCCTAATCGGCGTCGGCACCAAAGATGACATTGCCGGTTCGCCGCAGGAACTCGCGGCGCTGATGCCGCATGCCGAGGCGCTGGATATCCCGAACCGGGACCACATGCTCGCCGTCGGCGACAAGGTATTCAAACAGGCTGTCCTGGAATTCTACCAACGCCTGGCGAATTGA
- a CDS encoding amino acid ABC transporter substrate-binding protein, translating into MKKIALSVFLGAAALAYTASGASASTLSDVKAKGFVQCGVNSALLGFSQPDASGNYAGFDVDLCKAVAAAVFGDVTKVKYTPLSAKDRFTALQSGEIDLLSRNTTWTINRDTALGLNFRPVTYYDGQGFMVRKELNVKSALELSGAAVCVQSGTTTELNLADYFKTNNLQYNPVVFDKLEEVNAAYDSGRCDVYTTDQSGLYALRLTLKNPDDNVVLPEIISKEPLGPAVRQGDDQWFDIVSWTAYALINAEEFGITQKNVDEMKSSANPDIKRFLGVEQGSTIGTDLGLTNDWAYNVIKGVGNYGEVFDRNIGAGSPLKIQRGLNALWNKGGIQYAPPIR; encoded by the coding sequence ATGAAAAAGATTGCTCTGTCCGTATTCCTCGGAGCGGCAGCCTTGGCATACACCGCTTCTGGCGCGTCGGCTTCGACGCTCAGCGATGTGAAGGCCAAGGGCTTTGTTCAATGCGGCGTGAATAGCGCCCTTCTTGGCTTCTCGCAGCCCGATGCCTCTGGCAACTATGCCGGTTTCGACGTCGATCTTTGCAAGGCCGTCGCTGCGGCTGTCTTTGGCGACGTAACCAAGGTAAAATACACCCCTCTTAGCGCGAAAGACCGCTTCACTGCACTGCAGTCCGGTGAAATCGACCTGCTTTCTCGCAACACCACCTGGACGATCAACCGCGATACCGCGCTCGGCCTCAACTTCCGTCCGGTTACCTACTATGACGGCCAGGGCTTCATGGTTCGTAAGGAACTTAACGTGAAGTCGGCTCTGGAACTCTCCGGCGCGGCCGTTTGCGTTCAATCCGGTACGACGACCGAGCTCAACCTCGCCGACTACTTCAAGACCAACAATCTTCAGTACAATCCGGTGGTCTTCGACAAGCTCGAAGAAGTCAACGCCGCTTACGACTCCGGCCGTTGCGACGTTTACACCACCGACCAGTCCGGCCTCTATGCCCTGCGCCTGACCCTGAAGAACCCTGACGACAACGTCGTTCTGCCGGAAATCATTTCCAAGGAGCCGCTTGGACCGGCCGTTCGCCAGGGCGACGACCAGTGGTTCGATATCGTAAGCTGGACCGCTTATGCTCTGATCAATGCCGAGGAATTCGGCATTACGCAGAAGAACGTCGACGAGATGAAGAGTTCGGCCAATCCGGATATCAAGCGCTTCCTCGGCGTCGAGCAGGGCTCGACCATCGGCACCGACCTCGGCCTGACCAACGACTGGGCCTACAACGTCATCAAGGGCGTCGGCAACTATGGCGAAGTCTTCGACCGCAACATCGGCGCCGGCAGCCCGCTGAAGATTCAGCGTGGCCTGAACGCCCTCTGGAACAAGGGCGGCATTCAGTACGCACCGCCGATTCGCTGA
- a CDS encoding FAD-dependent monooxygenase translates to MPIKTAAIIGAGIAGLTAALALARHGIRAAIFEQAEALTEVGAGLQISPNASRILDTLGVLDTLQPVWLEPTEVRLVSGSSLRLIASVPCGTFARKRWGSPYGAVHRATLQKALLDAVTANPLCTLHLGHDIDRIDENGLNEIGGMDVDLIVGADGVWSKTRALVPGGPSPHFSGNIAWRFIIPEASAPSVLDRSSVTAFLGPSAHLVCYPIKEHAAFNIVANISGSTSGHDWSAAGTKAQREHLLQRFSGWNDAITAMLERQEQATFWPLYEASVGRWHNGKDVILIGDAAHAMMPFAAQGAAMAIEDAFELAGMVASRPLAEALDLFEKHRMPRIARLRQRAAFNQFAYHARGPVRLARDFVLSMRPPQSLAADLDWIYGYRAIG, encoded by the coding sequence ATGCCGATCAAGACCGCCGCGATCATCGGTGCCGGAATAGCCGGCCTTACCGCGGCGCTGGCGCTGGCGAGGCACGGCATTCGTGCCGCTATTTTCGAACAGGCCGAAGCACTGACCGAGGTCGGCGCCGGCCTGCAAATTTCTCCCAATGCATCCCGCATCCTCGACACGCTCGGCGTGCTCGATACTCTCCAGCCTGTCTGGCTGGAACCGACGGAAGTGCGGCTGGTCTCCGGCTCATCCTTGCGGCTGATCGCATCCGTACCCTGCGGCACCTTCGCCAGGAAGCGCTGGGGCTCTCCCTATGGCGCCGTTCATCGCGCGACGCTGCAAAAGGCGCTTCTCGATGCGGTGACAGCCAATCCGCTTTGCACGCTGCATCTCGGCCACGATATCGATAGGATAGACGAAAACGGATTGAACGAGATCGGTGGCATGGACGTGGATCTGATCGTCGGTGCCGATGGCGTCTGGTCGAAGACGCGCGCATTGGTGCCCGGTGGCCCTTCGCCGCATTTCTCCGGTAATATCGCCTGGCGTTTCATCATCCCCGAGGCATCCGCCCCAAGCGTACTCGACAGATCGAGCGTGACGGCGTTTCTCGGTCCTTCGGCACACCTCGTCTGCTATCCGATCAAGGAACATGCCGCCTTCAATATCGTGGCGAACATCTCCGGAAGCACTTCGGGCCATGATTGGAGCGCCGCCGGCACCAAGGCGCAACGCGAGCATCTTCTGCAGCGCTTCTCAGGCTGGAACGATGCCATCACGGCAATGCTCGAACGCCAGGAGCAAGCCACCTTTTGGCCGCTCTACGAAGCGAGCGTCGGCCGCTGGCACAATGGCAAGGATGTCATATTAATCGGCGATGCGGCGCATGCGATGATGCCCTTTGCGGCCCAAGGTGCCGCCATGGCAATCGAGGATGCCTTCGAACTTGCCGGCATGGTGGCCTCACGCCCCCTCGCCGAAGCGCTCGATCTTTTCGAAAAGCACCGTATGCCGCGCATTGCGCGCCTGCGCCAGCGCGCCGCCTTCAACCAATTTGCCTATCATGCTCGCGGACCGGTGCGACTAGCCCGTGATTTTGTTCTCTCCATGCGTCCGCCGCAAAGTCTCGCGGCGGACCTGGATTGGATCTACGGCTATCGCGCTATCGGCTGA